A genomic stretch from Aquila chrysaetos chrysaetos chromosome 1, bAquChr1.4, whole genome shotgun sequence includes:
- the FOXI3 gene encoding forkhead box protein I3: protein MSAGELQQAQPRASAPAAAPAPPQPRSAQEAPDMAVYCSENFSVYPQPSLHPPGAAAAAAAAAAAAAAAAASSGQRAGGYALGDYGAPANAGYLWGMNSPAPYLQGPPGSAAAAAAPFLPPASYGCSRGGQLVGSPSAPGSPSAGGAELSWLSLASQEELLKLVRPPYSYSALIAMAIQSAPERKLTLSHIYQYVAENFPFYKRSKAGWQNSIRHNLSLNDCFRKVPRDEDDPGKGNYWTLDPNCEKMFDNGNFRRKRKRRSEPNAPATASAASSLGGLKAEEERPIPAAGKPCGNSPPPELDPSPSARDHPKSSSPSGIISSTPSCLSTFFSGMSSLSSGGSRLTGGLGSDLHHRNFSAGQLSSGTFTPSSSSSQEVPSPDQLQRVAGPSPAYYSSFHPSSSSQGAQYNHYYNFTVNSLIYTRDGTEV, encoded by the exons ATGAGCGCCGGTGAGTTGCAGCAGGCGCAGCCCAGAGCCTcggcgccggcggccgcccccgcgcccccgcagccccgcagCGCCCAGGAAGCCCCCGACATGGCGGTGTACTGCAGCGAGAACTTCAGCGTCtacccccagcccagcctccacccgcccggcgccgccgccgccgccgccgccgccgccgcggccgccgccgccgccgccgcctcctcggGGCAGCGGGCGGGCGGCTACGCGCTGGGGGACTACGGGGCTCCCGCTAACGCCGGCTACCTGTGGGGCATGAACAGCCCCGCGCCCTACCTGCAGGGCccgcccggctccgccgccgccgccgccgccccttTCCTGCCGCCGGCCTCGTACGGCTGCTCCCGGGGCGGGCAGCTGGTGGGCTCGCCCTCGGCGCCCGGCTCGCCGTcggcgggcggcgcggagcTGAGCTGGCTGAGCCTGGCCagccaggaggagctgctgaagctggTGCGGCCGCCCTACTCCTACTCGGCGCTGATCGCCATGGCCATCCAGAGCGCCCCCGAGAGGAAGCTCACCCTCAGCCACATCTACCAGTACGTGGCCGAGAACTTCCCCTTCTACAAGCGCAGCAAGGCGGGATGGCAGAACAGCATCCGCCACAACCTCAGCCTCAACGACTGCTTCCGCAAGGTGCCCCGCGACGAGGACGACCCCG GGAAGGGAAACTACTGGACCTTAGATCCCAACTGTGAGAAGATGTTTGACAACGGGAACTTCCGTCGCAAACGCAAACGGCGCTCTGAGCCCAACGCCCCTGCGACCGCCTCTGCGGCCTCCTCTCTGGGGGGCCTGAAAGCCGAGGAAGAGAGACCCATCCCAGCCGCAGGCAAACCGTGTGGAAACAGCCCACCCCCAGAGCTGGACCCCTCGCCTTCTGCCAGGGACCATCCAAAAAGCTCCTCTCCCTCCGGTATCATTTCATCCACCCCTAGCTGCCTCAGCACCTTCTTCAGCGGCATGAGCTCCCTGAGCAGCGGAGGCAGCCGGCTGACGGGGGGTCTCGGCAGCGACCTGCATCACAGGAACTTCTCTGCTGGACAGCTGAGCAGTGGCACTTTCACCCcttccagcagctcttctcAGGAGGTGCCTTCACCAGACCAGCTGCAGCGGGTTGCGGGACCTTCCCCTGCATACTACAGCTCCTtccatcccagcagcagcagccagggagcCCAGTACAACCACTACTACAACTTCACGGTTAACAGCCTCATCTACACCCGGGATGGAACGGAGGTGTAG